From a region of the Marinomonas mediterranea MMB-1 genome:
- a CDS encoding RidA family protein, protein MAKKVIHTENAPAAIGPYSQAVQAGNTIYLSGQIPLVPETMEIVEGGVEEQTAQVFKNIQAVCEAAGGTLKDIVKLNIYMTDLGNFAKVNEVMTQFFEQPYPARAALGVRALPKDVAVEIEGIVVLED, encoded by the coding sequence ATGGCTAAAAAAGTAATTCACACAGAAAATGCACCTGCAGCTATCGGCCCATACTCTCAAGCCGTTCAAGCAGGAAACACTATTTACCTATCTGGCCAAATTCCTCTCGTACCAGAAACAATGGAAATTGTTGAAGGTGGTGTGGAAGAACAAACTGCTCAAGTCTTCAAAAACATTCAAGCCGTATGTGAAGCCGCTGGCGGAACACTGAAAGACATCGTTAAGTTGAACATCTACATGACGGACTTAGGCAACTTCGCGAAAGTAAACGAAGTAATGACTCAGTTCTTCGAACAGCCTTACCCAGCTCGTGCGGCGTTAGGTGTTCGCGCATTGCCTAAAGACGTTGCTGTTGAAATTGAAGGCATCGTTGTTTTAGAAGACTAA
- a CDS encoding NAD-dependent epimerase/dehydratase family protein: protein MVITRVLVAGCGDIGASIATNWAEKGAHVSAVRRTGTDFPEGVSGITADLTNISPSQLPDVDLIYLIMTPQGRTEQAYRSAYVDTAKALESRYAKEDQKSTPKLIFVSSTSVYGENQGEWIDESSIAKPQKDTAKCLLQAEQILSDAFGACSARCSGIYGPGRYRLIEKVKSATEWGINSWTNRIHRDDVVSGLMLLGERLLDGAAQENKTSPLPHIILTDDTPVSMWEVKLWIASRIGATVNAGDGCDFIPQSGKRIQANYLKECGWMLTYPSYVLGYEQLLLEKGEVVR from the coding sequence ATGGTTATTACACGGGTTTTGGTCGCAGGTTGCGGTGATATCGGCGCGTCAATCGCAACGAATTGGGCGGAAAAAGGGGCGCATGTTTCTGCTGTGCGCAGAACAGGAACGGACTTCCCAGAAGGGGTGTCTGGCATTACGGCAGACCTAACAAACATATCGCCGTCGCAGTTACCTGATGTTGATCTGATTTATCTTATCATGACGCCGCAGGGGCGAACGGAACAAGCGTATCGGAGTGCGTATGTGGATACGGCTAAAGCGCTTGAATCTCGTTATGCAAAAGAGGATCAGAAGAGCACACCAAAACTAATTTTTGTTTCCAGCACCAGCGTTTATGGAGAAAATCAGGGAGAGTGGATAGACGAATCTTCTATCGCAAAACCACAAAAAGACACGGCCAAATGCCTTTTACAAGCCGAACAAATATTGTCGGACGCCTTTGGTGCCTGCTCTGCAAGGTGCTCAGGGATTTATGGCCCTGGCCGCTATCGACTTATCGAGAAAGTAAAATCAGCAACCGAATGGGGCATAAACAGCTGGACCAATCGAATTCATCGAGATGATGTCGTGTCAGGGTTAATGTTGTTGGGTGAACGCCTACTTGATGGCGCGGCTCAAGAAAACAAAACCTCACCGCTCCCCCATATCATTCTGACAGACGACACACCTGTTTCTATGTGGGAGGTGAAGCTCTGGATTGCGTCACGCATCGGAGCGACTGTGAATGCGGGTGATGGGTGTGATTTTATCCCTCAGTCAGGTAAGAGGATTCAGGCAAATTATTTGAAGGAATGTGGCTGGATGTTAACGTACCCGAGCTATGTGTTGGGTTACGAGCAACTGCTGTTGGAAAAAGGGGAAGTGGTAAGGTAA
- a CDS encoding hydrogen peroxide-inducible genes activator, which produces MTLTELKYIVMLAEEKHFGRAADRCYVSQPTLSVAVKKLEEELGAAIFERSKSSVYITPLGEQIIEQAKRVLEQANTIKELASSGQNQLKGPLKIGAIFTIAPYLLPYMIPHLNKITEGMPLLIEEDLTENLRPKLRNGDLDAIVIALPFKEPDVVTQPIYEEEFVVLMPKNHAWAKLDKIKTEQLSTDNLLLLGKGHCFSDQVLEACPMINEDQFGEGRTIVNGSSLETIRYMVSSGLGVTVLPKSAATNIDHETLEVRPFANPVPKRTVALAWRASFPRPKAIESVSQSIREACKQLELE; this is translated from the coding sequence ATGACGTTAACCGAACTCAAGTACATCGTAATGCTAGCAGAAGAGAAGCATTTTGGCCGAGCTGCAGACCGTTGCTATGTATCGCAACCTACGTTGAGTGTGGCGGTGAAAAAACTTGAAGAAGAGCTGGGAGCAGCGATCTTCGAACGCAGTAAAAGCTCTGTTTATATCACCCCACTGGGCGAGCAAATCATTGAGCAAGCTAAGCGCGTACTCGAACAAGCTAATACGATTAAAGAACTTGCATCGTCCGGTCAGAACCAATTAAAAGGCCCATTGAAAATTGGTGCTATTTTTACCATCGCACCTTACCTGTTGCCTTATATGATCCCGCACCTTAATAAGATTACCGAAGGCATGCCTTTGCTTATTGAGGAGGATTTAACAGAAAACCTACGTCCGAAATTGCGCAATGGGGATTTAGACGCGATTGTGATCGCTCTGCCATTTAAAGAGCCTGATGTCGTGACACAACCCATCTACGAAGAAGAGTTTGTGGTTCTTATGCCAAAGAATCACGCTTGGGCCAAGCTGGATAAAATTAAGACAGAACAATTGTCCACCGACAACTTACTCTTACTGGGTAAGGGACATTGCTTCAGTGACCAAGTGCTCGAAGCCTGCCCTATGATAAACGAAGATCAGTTTGGCGAAGGTAGAACCATTGTGAACGGCAGCTCTTTGGAAACCATTCGCTACATGGTGTCTTCTGGACTCGGTGTCACCGTACTGCCAAAGTCCGCGGCAACCAACATAGACCATGAAACGCTAGAAGTGCGCCCCTTTGCCAATCCGGTACCTAAACGTACGGTTGCACTCGCATGGCGTGCAAGCTTCCCACGACCTAAAGCGATTGAGTCGGTGAGCCAATCCATTCGAGAAGCCTGCAAACAACTGGAACTTGAATAG
- the recG gene encoding ATP-dependent DNA helicase RecG, whose protein sequence is MSFPKNENSKQPYTENKMQTGLDTQDIKELKGVGGAMADKLAKLHLHTVQDLLFHLPIRYQDRTTVVPIGQLRFGDEAVIEGKVIGCEIKMGKRRSLICRVKDMTGTLSLRFFHFSAAQKKQLENSEKVRCFGEIRRGSTGFEMYHPEYSSIEEDDTLSGQQQLTPIYPLTDGLTQNKIRGLCEQALERLTPFNLQEWLPDAILNQFSLPALAEAIQFLHHPDKGVNLAQLKAGAHPAQYRLSFEELLAHQLSLIGKRIKAKEDKAIAVTEAGNLTQQLLDQLPFSPTGAQSRVFSEVLADMSSGHPMLRLVQGDVGSGKTLVAGMTAAAVVQKGYQVAIMAPTEILAEQHYLNFKNWFEPLDVPIAWMIGKLKGKQRDAELLKIKSGEAKIVVGTHALFQDTVTFHNLALAIIDEQHRFGVHQRMALREKGLQAGFQPHQLIMTATPIPRTLAMSAYADLDCSIIDELPPGRTPINTIVVSDQRRPEVIDRVRNACTEGRQAYWVCTLIEESEALQCQAAEDTALLLQEQLTNLKVGLVHGRLKAQEKADIMALFKAGEIDLLVATTVIEVGVDVPNSSLMVIENPERLGLAQLHQLRGRVGRGTTASHCVLLYKAPLGQQGKERLSTMREHTDGFKIAEKDLELRGPGELLGTRQTGLLEFKVADLQRDKGLLTDVQSAALLLYQSYPQHVSPLLQRWLPNQSQYLNV, encoded by the coding sequence CTGAGCTTTCCAAAAAACGAGAACAGTAAACAGCCATACACTGAAAATAAGATGCAGACAGGATTAGACACACAAGATATCAAGGAGCTTAAAGGCGTCGGCGGTGCGATGGCGGATAAGCTCGCTAAACTCCATTTGCACACGGTTCAGGATTTACTGTTTCATCTGCCGATTCGGTATCAAGATCGCACAACCGTCGTCCCAATTGGGCAACTTCGATTCGGCGACGAAGCCGTCATCGAAGGCAAGGTGATTGGTTGCGAGATCAAAATGGGCAAACGTCGTAGCCTAATTTGTCGCGTCAAAGATATGACTGGCACCCTCAGCTTGCGCTTTTTTCACTTTTCCGCTGCCCAAAAAAAGCAGCTCGAAAACAGCGAGAAAGTACGCTGCTTTGGCGAGATCCGTCGTGGCAGTACAGGGTTTGAGATGTACCACCCAGAGTACAGTTCAATCGAAGAAGACGATACGCTCAGTGGGCAACAACAGCTAACGCCAATCTATCCGCTAACCGATGGTTTAACGCAAAACAAAATTCGCGGTTTGTGCGAACAGGCTCTGGAGCGCTTAACACCTTTCAACCTGCAAGAATGGCTTCCCGATGCAATCTTAAATCAATTTAGCCTGCCCGCTCTTGCAGAAGCGATTCAGTTTCTACACCACCCAGATAAAGGCGTAAACCTCGCTCAACTTAAAGCAGGTGCTCATCCCGCTCAGTATCGCCTGTCCTTCGAAGAGCTACTAGCGCACCAATTATCACTCATAGGTAAACGTATTAAAGCCAAAGAAGATAAAGCCATCGCGGTGACGGAAGCCGGTAACTTGACTCAACAGTTACTCGATCAACTGCCGTTTTCACCCACCGGAGCTCAAAGTCGCGTCTTCTCAGAGGTACTTGCAGATATGAGCAGCGGCCACCCGATGCTGAGACTTGTTCAGGGCGATGTGGGCTCAGGCAAAACACTGGTTGCAGGTATGACGGCTGCCGCCGTGGTTCAAAAAGGTTATCAAGTTGCGATTATGGCACCCACCGAAATACTGGCGGAGCAACATTATCTGAATTTCAAAAATTGGTTCGAGCCGCTTGATGTGCCCATCGCTTGGATGATTGGCAAACTCAAAGGCAAACAGCGTGACGCAGAGCTTTTAAAGATTAAATCGGGCGAGGCAAAAATCGTCGTCGGCACGCATGCGCTTTTTCAAGATACAGTCACGTTTCATAATCTTGCGCTGGCAATCATTGATGAGCAACATCGATTCGGCGTACACCAGAGAATGGCGCTTCGTGAAAAAGGCTTACAAGCTGGCTTCCAACCGCATCAACTCATCATGACCGCAACGCCTATTCCAAGAACACTCGCCATGTCAGCGTATGCGGATTTAGATTGCTCTATCATAGATGAGTTACCACCCGGTCGAACGCCCATCAATACAATTGTCGTGTCTGACCAAAGACGCCCCGAAGTGATCGATAGAGTTCGCAACGCCTGCACAGAAGGCCGTCAAGCATACTGGGTATGTACCCTAATCGAAGAGTCCGAAGCCTTGCAGTGTCAAGCCGCAGAAGACACGGCATTACTGCTTCAGGAGCAACTGACCAACCTAAAGGTAGGCTTGGTTCACGGGCGTCTGAAAGCACAGGAAAAAGCCGATATTATGGCGCTTTTCAAAGCGGGCGAGATTGATTTATTGGTCGCTACTACCGTCATCGAAGTGGGCGTTGATGTACCTAACTCCAGCCTGATGGTCATTGAAAACCCTGAACGCTTAGGTCTAGCGCAACTCCATCAGTTACGTGGCCGCGTGGGTCGTGGCACCACTGCCAGCCATTGTGTGCTGTTGTACAAAGCGCCTCTGGGGCAACAAGGCAAAGAACGACTCAGCACCATGCGAGAGCATACTGATGGCTTTAAGATTGCCGAGAAAGACCTTGAGCTGCGTGGCCCAGGCGAGCTACTAGGCACACGCCAAACTGGTTTGCTGGAGTTCAAAGTCGCCGACCTACAAAGAGATAAAGGACTGCTCACGGATGTTCAATCCGCAGCACTGCTTCTTTATCAATCCTACCCTCAACACGTCTCGCCACTGTTGCAGCGTTGGCTTCCTAATCAAAGCCAATATTTAAATGTATAA
- a CDS encoding ComEA family DNA-binding protein has product MNTLSTPLNDDSRALMKLQLEGQCGYKQGKDRVLINIERVSSHRELNNLSGTVSIQLRAYRQHQHRDDQSCLLASTTIGQINGQHYLENCLYDLIYTAPSAGTWDISLEIREWDGAGYVLCDQVNFPIPMHIDFQPTTIENVIELPLKKEVPKPLPSEKTSDIGPASSNTTNTDIPPCETISTETSDSVKPEKGLKANKKKEKRTDSPEVTLINHCSTDDILEVKGLSKKVAKEIVQNRPFKKWKELLDVKGVGPKLLERIKKALKGS; this is encoded by the coding sequence TTGAATACACTTTCCACCCCTTTAAACGATGATAGTCGAGCACTGATGAAGCTGCAGTTAGAAGGTCAGTGCGGGTACAAACAGGGAAAAGACCGAGTTCTAATTAATATAGAGCGTGTCAGTAGCCACAGAGAATTAAACAACCTCAGCGGCACTGTTTCCATACAGCTGCGAGCGTATCGTCAACATCAGCACCGTGACGATCAATCCTGTCTGCTCGCTTCAACGACAATTGGACAAATAAATGGCCAACACTATTTAGAAAATTGTCTTTATGATCTCATTTATACCGCACCCTCTGCGGGCACTTGGGACATCAGCCTAGAAATTCGCGAGTGGGATGGAGCAGGTTATGTGCTCTGCGATCAAGTTAATTTCCCAATCCCAATGCACATCGACTTTCAGCCAACAACGATTGAAAACGTCATTGAGCTTCCTCTCAAAAAAGAAGTACCAAAACCGCTTCCATCTGAAAAAACATCAGACATCGGCCCAGCAAGCTCAAACACGACAAACACGGACATTCCCCCGTGTGAAACCATCTCAACAGAGACCTCGGACTCCGTCAAACCCGAGAAGGGCCTGAAAGCAAACAAGAAAAAAGAAAAGCGTACGGATTCACCTGAGGTAACACTCATCAATCACTGCTCAACCGATGACATCCTTGAAGTGAAGGGGCTCTCCAAAAAAGTAGCAAAAGAAATTGTTCAAAATCGTCCCTTCAAAAAATGGAAAGAGCTACTAGACGTTAAGGGAGTGGGGCCTAAATTACTGGAAAGAATTAAAAAAGCGCTGAAAGGAAGTTAG
- a CDS encoding Lrp/AsnC ligand binding domain-containing protein, whose translation METSAKPLDRLDKKILRELQINGRLSNVELASRVGLSATPCLERVRRLERNGYITGYCALVDPKKVDAGLLVFVEIRLKTTSPEGFLEFKESVSEIPEVLECHLIAGDFEYLLKARVSNMDAYRRLLGETLLTLPHVRESRTYVAMEEVKNTTVVKIP comes from the coding sequence ATGGAAACTTCCGCGAAGCCTCTAGATAGGCTAGACAAGAAGATCCTACGAGAACTTCAAATTAATGGTCGTCTTTCTAATGTTGAACTCGCTAGCCGCGTTGGGCTAAGTGCGACGCCTTGCCTTGAAAGGGTAAGACGTTTAGAACGTAATGGTTATATCACAGGCTATTGCGCACTGGTTGACCCCAAAAAGGTTGACGCAGGTTTATTGGTGTTTGTTGAGATTCGTCTTAAAACCACCTCTCCTGAAGGCTTTCTTGAATTCAAAGAGTCAGTCTCGGAAATACCAGAAGTACTGGAATGTCACCTTATCGCTGGTGATTTTGAATATTTATTAAAAGCACGAGTGTCCAATATGGACGCCTATCGAAGGTTGTTAGGCGAGACGTTGCTAACGTTGCCGCATGTGCGTGAATCTCGTACTTATGTTGCGATGGAAGAAGTAAAGAATACAACGGTTGTTAAGATTCCCTAA
- a CDS encoding amino acid ABC transporter substrate-binding protein, which translates to MKSNMSKILTTAAIAATVSATAGAATLDDVKSKGFIQCGVSQGVPGFSNADEAGNWSGIDVDACRAAAAAVFGDAQAVKFTPLSAKERFTALQSGEIDMLSRNTTWTYTRDTALGLDFTAVNFYDGQGFMVRNDLGVTSAMELDGATVCTEQGTTTELNMADFFRKHGLSYVPVIVQKADEALAAYASGRCDVFTTDKSGLAAHRSKLADPSAHVILPETISKEPLGPVVRHGDNQWKDIVTWAMFVQVNAEEMGISSKNVAKIKAESKDPAIRRLLGAEGNMGESLGLGADWAYDIIAEVGNYGEVFENNVGPNTPVGLPRGINNLWTEGGVMYAPPVR; encoded by the coding sequence ATGAAATCGAATATGAGTAAAATCCTTACCACTGCTGCAATCGCAGCGACAGTAAGCGCAACTGCTGGTGCAGCAACTTTAGACGACGTAAAATCTAAAGGCTTCATTCAGTGTGGTGTGAGCCAAGGTGTTCCTGGTTTCTCAAACGCTGATGAAGCAGGTAACTGGTCTGGTATCGATGTTGACGCTTGTCGCGCTGCTGCTGCTGCAGTATTTGGTGATGCTCAAGCTGTTAAATTCACACCTCTATCAGCGAAAGAACGTTTCACTGCACTTCAGTCTGGCGAGATCGACATGCTATCTCGTAACACGACTTGGACTTACACGCGTGATACTGCGCTGGGTCTAGATTTTACTGCGGTAAACTTCTATGACGGTCAGGGTTTCATGGTTCGTAACGACCTAGGTGTTACTTCTGCGATGGAACTTGACGGTGCAACTGTTTGTACTGAGCAAGGTACAACAACTGAGCTAAACATGGCGGACTTCTTCCGTAAGCACGGTTTGTCTTACGTTCCTGTTATCGTTCAAAAAGCAGACGAAGCACTAGCAGCATACGCTTCTGGTCGTTGTGATGTTTTCACGACTGATAAATCTGGTCTAGCAGCACACCGTTCAAAACTTGCTGATCCAAGTGCACACGTTATCCTTCCAGAAACAATCTCTAAAGAGCCTCTAGGTCCTGTTGTTCGTCACGGCGACAACCAATGGAAAGACATCGTAACTTGGGCAATGTTCGTACAAGTTAACGCTGAAGAAATGGGTATTTCTTCTAAAAACGTTGCGAAAATCAAAGCTGAATCTAAAGACCCTGCGATCCGTCGTCTTCTAGGCGCTGAAGGTAACATGGGTGAGTCTCTAGGTCTTGGTGCTGATTGGGCATACGATATCATCGCTGAAGTAGGTAACTACGGCGAAGTATTTGAAAACAACGTTGGTCCAAACACTCCTGTAGGTCTACCTCGCGGTATTAACAACCTATGGACTGAAGGCGGCGTAATGTACGCTCCACCAGTTCGTTAA
- a CDS encoding amino acid ABC transporter permease gives MSENTNTNTSFLNDAGNRALIFQAVLLAVVVFVGYYLFSNLQANLETRGISTGFSFLNEPAGFPVLIHLIEYTEADTYGRAFAVALINTFVISLLGIILATVIGVIMGLARLSNNWLVARLATVYIETLRNIPLLLQMFFWYFAVLAAMPHPRNSIVFGDFFINKRGIYSPNPQFQDGSGFVLAAFLLSIVGAFFIVRWAKARQKATGNWFPAYWASFGTIIGVTLLAFVVTGFPVEFDLPSKSRFNVTGGMVLVPEFVAVLIALSTYTGSFIAEIVRAGILSVNWGQTEASRSLGLPDGKTQRLIVLPQALRVIIPPLTSQYLNLAKNSSLGAAIAYPELVAVVMGTTLNQTGQAIETIGLCMLVYGSLSLSISLFMNWYNKRMSLVER, from the coding sequence ATGAGCGAAAATACTAATACGAATACGAGCTTCTTGAATGACGCGGGCAATCGCGCCCTAATCTTTCAAGCCGTTCTGTTGGCTGTAGTCGTCTTTGTTGGATATTATTTATTCAGCAATCTACAAGCTAACCTTGAAACACGCGGGATATCTACTGGTTTCTCATTTTTGAATGAACCAGCGGGCTTCCCAGTCCTGATCCACCTAATTGAATATACTGAAGCAGATACATACGGCCGAGCATTTGCTGTAGCCCTTATCAATACGTTTGTAATCTCTTTGCTCGGTATTATTTTAGCGACCGTTATCGGCGTCATAATGGGCCTCGCACGCCTGTCCAACAACTGGCTGGTTGCAAGACTAGCAACTGTTTACATTGAGACATTGCGTAATATTCCATTATTGCTGCAAATGTTCTTCTGGTACTTTGCCGTTTTGGCTGCCATGCCACACCCTCGCAATAGTATTGTGTTCGGTGATTTCTTTATCAACAAACGCGGCATCTACTCACCAAACCCACAGTTCCAAGACGGTTCTGGCTTTGTATTAGCAGCCTTCTTGCTTTCTATCGTGGGTGCATTTTTTATTGTTCGCTGGGCCAAAGCGCGTCAAAAAGCGACAGGTAATTGGTTCCCTGCCTATTGGGCCTCTTTTGGTACCATTATTGGTGTCACCTTACTTGCTTTTGTTGTTACCGGTTTCCCTGTTGAATTCGATCTACCGTCTAAAAGTCGCTTCAATGTGACGGGTGGCATGGTATTAGTACCTGAATTTGTCGCGGTGCTTATTGCACTGTCTACATACACGGGTTCTTTTATTGCAGAGATCGTACGTGCAGGCATCTTATCTGTAAACTGGGGACAAACCGAAGCATCACGCTCATTAGGTTTACCAGACGGCAAAACTCAGCGCCTTATCGTATTACCTCAAGCGTTACGCGTTATCATTCCCCCTCTTACTAGCCAATATCTAAACCTAGCGAAAAACTCTTCTTTAGGTGCAGCGATTGCCTACCCTGAACTGGTTGCAGTTGTTATGGGTACGACCCTGAACCAAACGGGTCAAGCAATCGAAACCATTGGCTTATGTATGCTTGTTTACGGTTCTTTGAGCTTATCTATCTCGCTCTTTATGAACTGGTACAACAAACGTATGTCTTTAGTAGAACGTTAA
- a CDS encoding amino acid ABC transporter permease, giving the protein MAIEFKPSPSLPPPSDSVGPVAWVRANFFSSPLNIALTLFSVYVLYLMIPPVLQWGFLDATWEGSSKAACTAGGACWAFIGAYFEQFMYGLYPETEYWRINLALILLIVLVGMFAIKAVNKLFLSIAIIVVYPIVAFILFSGGMFGLETVETSNWGGLFLTTLLGVVGIVASFPLGVLLALGRRSNMPIVKSVCVVFIETIRAVPLITILFMASVMIPLFLPEGLNFNKLLRVLIGITLFSAAYMAEVIRGGLQAIPKGQYEAADAMGLTYWQSMCLVILPQALKLVIPGIVNTFIGLFKDTTLVYIVGMFDLLGRIQAANHDANWLGTTIEGYAFAGFVYWIICFGMSRYSMAVERKLDTGHKRK; this is encoded by the coding sequence ATGGCGATCGAATTTAAACCATCTCCAAGCCTCCCACCACCGTCTGATTCGGTAGGTCCGGTAGCTTGGGTTCGAGCAAACTTTTTCTCTTCTCCTTTGAATATTGCTCTGACTTTGTTCAGCGTATATGTTCTGTATTTGATGATCCCACCTGTTTTACAGTGGGGATTTCTTGATGCAACGTGGGAAGGATCTTCCAAAGCAGCGTGTACAGCAGGCGGCGCATGTTGGGCTTTCATCGGGGCGTACTTTGAGCAATTTATGTACGGCCTGTACCCTGAAACTGAGTACTGGCGCATCAACCTCGCATTGATCTTACTCATTGTGCTTGTTGGTATGTTTGCGATAAAAGCGGTTAACAAGCTTTTCTTGTCAATTGCAATTATCGTGGTGTACCCAATTGTTGCTTTTATATTGTTCTCTGGCGGCATGTTCGGCCTTGAGACAGTTGAAACATCAAACTGGGGCGGACTGTTCCTAACAACCTTACTTGGGGTTGTCGGTATTGTTGCCTCTTTCCCTCTTGGTGTGCTTCTAGCATTGGGTCGTCGTTCTAACATGCCGATTGTTAAATCAGTATGTGTTGTATTCATCGAAACCATTCGTGCTGTTCCATTGATCACGATTTTGTTTATGGCATCCGTTATGATTCCATTGTTCTTGCCAGAAGGCTTGAACTTCAACAAATTACTTCGTGTACTCATTGGTATTACATTGTTCTCTGCTGCTTATATGGCGGAGGTTATTCGTGGTGGCCTTCAGGCAATACCTAAAGGTCAGTACGAAGCCGCAGATGCAATGGGACTCACCTACTGGCAATCAATGTGTTTGGTCATCTTGCCACAAGCATTGAAACTGGTTATTCCAGGTATCGTGAATACCTTTATCGGTTTGTTCAAAGATACGACTCTGGTTTACATCGTTGGTATGTTCGATCTACTGGGCCGAATCCAAGCAGCAAACCACGATGCTAACTGGTTAGGTACAACAATCGAAGGTTATGCCTTCGCAGGCTTTGTTTATTGGATTATCTGCTTCGGTATGTCCCGCTACAGTATGGCGGTTGAGCGTAAGTTAGATACCGGACACAAGCGGAAATAA
- a CDS encoding amino acid ABC transporter ATP-binding protein — MTDNNMALAQLEPGEEAIIEFSDVNKWYGDFHVLKNINFSIRKGERIVVCGPSGSGKSTMTRCINRLEEHQKGSILVDGIEMNDNLKNIEAIRKDVGMVFQHFNLFPHLTILENLTLAPIWVRKMPKKEAEEMAMHYLERVKIANQAGKYPGQLSGGQQQRVAIARGLCMKPRIMLFDEPTSALDPEMIKEVLDVMVQLADEGMTMVCVTHEMGFAKTVADRVVFMDAGEIVEANTPHEFFENPQHDRTQLFLSQILNH, encoded by the coding sequence ATGACTGATAACAACATGGCACTTGCCCAACTTGAGCCGGGCGAAGAAGCAATTATTGAATTTAGCGACGTGAATAAGTGGTACGGTGACTTCCACGTTCTAAAGAATATTAATTTTAGTATCCGTAAAGGCGAACGTATTGTTGTGTGTGGGCCGTCAGGTTCAGGTAAATCAACAATGACTCGCTGCATCAACCGTCTAGAGGAACACCAAAAAGGTTCAATCCTTGTTGACGGTATTGAGATGAACGACAACCTGAAAAACATCGAGGCAATCCGTAAAGATGTGGGCATGGTGTTTCAGCACTTTAACTTGTTCCCACATTTGACGATTCTTGAAAACCTGACATTGGCTCCGATCTGGGTACGTAAAATGCCTAAGAAAGAAGCTGAAGAGATGGCGATGCATTACCTTGAGCGAGTTAAAATCGCGAACCAAGCAGGTAAATATCCAGGTCAGCTATCCGGTGGACAACAACAACGTGTAGCGATCGCTCGTGGCCTATGTATGAAGCCTCGCATTATGCTTTTTGATGAACCAACATCTGCACTTGATCCAGAAATGATCAAAGAAGTATTGGACGTAATGGTTCAGTTAGCAGACGAAGGCATGACGATGGTGTGTGTAACGCACGAAATGGGCTTTGCTAAGACTGTTGCCGACCGAGTCGTATTTATGGATGCTGGGGAAATTGTGGAAGCAAATACACCACATGAATTCTTCGAAAACCCACAACACGATCGTACTCAGCTGTTCTTAAGCCAGATCCTAAACCACTAA